The Lentzea guizhouensis genome contains a region encoding:
- a CDS encoding carbohydrate ABC transporter permease, whose amino-acid sequence MDGSGLGVRRAVGFVAPALVLIGVFLVFPALWTLYIGITNYQLTGPAAANPRVVGLDNVVNAVRDPLFTNSVWLTALFVLFSAVIGQNALGFGLAWLLRTVRPWLRRTVEAFVLLSWILPGTVVAYLWFAVLSRDTGTLGLLLGQPETAWLVQYPMTSLIIFNVWRGTAFSMLLYTSALAAVPPSQLETARLVGASGWQTVRDVVFPHIRGHVLTNTLLISLWTANDFTPFLLTAGGPNHRSEVLPVLIYRQALEGGQLGYASAMSILLLLGNLVIALVYLRLLRRRA is encoded by the coding sequence ATGGACGGCTCTGGGCTGGGCGTGCGGCGCGCCGTCGGGTTCGTCGCGCCCGCGCTCGTGCTGATCGGCGTCTTCCTCGTCTTCCCGGCGCTGTGGACGCTCTACATCGGCATCACCAACTACCAGCTCACCGGGCCCGCGGCGGCGAACCCGCGGGTGGTCGGCCTGGACAACGTCGTCAACGCGGTGCGCGACCCGTTGTTCACGAACTCGGTGTGGCTGACCGCGTTGTTCGTGCTGTTCTCGGCGGTGATCGGGCAGAACGCGCTCGGCTTCGGCCTCGCCTGGTTGTTGCGCACCGTGCGGCCGTGGCTGCGCCGCACGGTCGAGGCGTTCGTGCTGCTGTCGTGGATCCTGCCCGGCACGGTGGTCGCCTACCTGTGGTTCGCGGTCCTCAGCCGCGACACCGGCACGCTCGGCCTGCTGCTCGGGCAGCCCGAGACGGCCTGGCTCGTGCAGTACCCGATGACCAGCCTGATCATCTTCAACGTCTGGCGCGGCACCGCGTTTTCCATGCTGCTCTACACCTCCGCGCTGGCCGCCGTGCCGCCGTCGCAGCTGGAGACCGCGCGGCTGGTGGGCGCGTCGGGGTGGCAGACCGTGCGGGACGTGGTGTTCCCGCACATCCGCGGGCACGTGCTGACCAACACGCTGCTGATCAGCCTGTGGACCGCCAACGACTTCACGCCGTTCCTGCTGACCGCGGGCGGGCCGAACCACCGGTCGGAGGTGCTGCCGGTGCTGATCTACCGGCAGGCGCTGGAAGGCGGGCAGCTCGGGTACGCCTCGGCGATGTCGATCCTGCTGCTGCTCGGCAACCTCGTCATCGCGCTGGTGTACCTGCGGCTGCTGAGGAGGCGCGCGTGA